A part of Microbacterium terregens genomic DNA contains:
- a CDS encoding ABC1 kinase family protein, which produces MADAGSMRARYRRILRFAARYLVQAWWFELTLPRIGLERVAARGRTARLQRIAQRFHVLAVDLGGLMIKVGQFMSSRLDVLPPEITKELEGLQDEVPPVPFPPIRELAEAELGVPLARAYSFVDPVPLAAASLGQAHRARLSDADAQDSGMTDVVVKIQRPGIERIVDVDLRALRRVAGWLSRVKVVSDRVDMPALVEEFAQTSLEEIEYLHEAANAERFTEMFAGDPRVSVPRIVWERTTRRVLTLEDVTAIKINDVEALRAAGIDPSEVAQEFAAVMFDQLFQHGYFHADPHPGNIFVTPLIGGADAGSRAWNLTFIDFGMMGEVPDGLRRGLQKVLIAAASRNGKGLVDGIREVGVLLPSADTSELERAMTKLFGRFGGMGFAELQEVDPREFRDFAVEFGDVVRTLPFQLPENFLLIIRAMGLTSGMCSALDPQFNIWDAIEPYAARLIRDESGNILQGFVKQAGSAAGLVARLPQRLDDLATRIEDGRLTAQSPRLERRIGRLERTGRRVISAVLFAALFIGGILLRAEDVVFGTVVMAVSVLPLLHALFAGWVTRRLP; this is translated from the coding sequence ATGGCCGACGCCGGCAGCATGCGTGCCCGGTACCGCAGGATCCTGCGGTTCGCGGCGCGTTACCTGGTTCAGGCGTGGTGGTTCGAGTTGACCCTGCCCAGGATCGGGCTGGAACGGGTCGCCGCGCGCGGGAGGACGGCGCGGTTGCAGCGCATCGCGCAGCGCTTCCACGTGCTGGCCGTCGACCTCGGTGGTCTGATGATCAAGGTGGGACAGTTCATGTCGTCCCGGCTCGACGTCCTGCCACCCGAGATCACCAAGGAGCTCGAGGGCCTGCAGGACGAGGTTCCGCCGGTTCCGTTCCCGCCGATCCGCGAGCTGGCCGAAGCCGAGCTGGGGGTTCCGCTCGCACGCGCGTATTCGTTCGTCGACCCGGTGCCGCTGGCCGCGGCATCCCTCGGTCAGGCGCACCGCGCACGACTGTCGGATGCCGATGCCCAAGACTCCGGGATGACCGACGTCGTCGTGAAGATCCAGCGGCCGGGGATCGAGAGGATCGTCGATGTCGACCTCCGCGCGCTGCGTCGCGTCGCCGGGTGGCTCAGTCGCGTGAAGGTCGTCTCGGACCGCGTGGACATGCCCGCACTCGTCGAGGAATTCGCGCAGACCAGCCTCGAAGAGATCGAGTACCTCCACGAAGCCGCCAACGCCGAGCGCTTCACGGAAATGTTCGCCGGCGACCCTCGCGTGAGCGTTCCTCGGATCGTCTGGGAGCGCACCACTCGCCGGGTGCTGACCCTCGAAGACGTCACGGCGATCAAGATCAACGACGTCGAGGCGTTGCGTGCTGCGGGTATCGACCCCTCAGAGGTCGCGCAGGAATTCGCGGCCGTCATGTTCGACCAGCTCTTCCAACACGGCTATTTCCACGCCGACCCGCATCCCGGCAACATCTTCGTCACCCCGCTGATCGGGGGAGCGGATGCCGGGAGCCGGGCGTGGAATCTGACCTTCATCGACTTCGGCATGATGGGCGAGGTCCCGGACGGTCTGCGCCGAGGATTGCAGAAGGTGCTCATCGCCGCCGCTTCGCGCAATGGCAAGGGGCTCGTCGACGGCATCCGCGAGGTCGGCGTGCTGCTGCCGTCCGCGGATACCAGCGAGCTTGAGCGCGCGATGACGAAGCTGTTCGGACGGTTCGGCGGGATGGGGTTCGCCGAACTGCAGGAAGTAGACCCGCGCGAGTTCCGCGATTTCGCGGTCGAGTTCGGTGATGTCGTCCGCACGCTGCCGTTCCAGCTGCCCGAGAACTTCCTGCTCATCATCCGCGCGATGGGACTCACCTCGGGCATGTGCAGCGCTCTTGACCCCCAGTTCAACATCTGGGACGCGATCGAGCCCTACGCCGCCCGGCTCATCCGGGACGAGAGCGGCAACATCCTGCAGGGGTTCGTGAAGCAGGCGGGGTCGGCCGCGGGACTCGTCGCACGGCTGCCCCAGCGCCTCGATGACCTCGCGACACGGATCGAGGACGGCCGGCTCACGGCGCAGAGTCCCCGGCTCGAACGTCGGATCGGACGCCTCGAGCGCACCGGTCGGCGTGTCATCTCCGCAGTCCTGTTCGCCGCGCTGTTCATCGGCGGGATCCTGCTGCGCGCAGAGGATGTCGTGTTCGGCACGGTGGTCATGGCGGTCTCGGTCCTGCCACTGCTGCACGCGCTGTTCGCGGGCTGGGTCACCCGCCGGCTGCCGTAG